One window of the Cryptomeria japonica chromosome 7, Sugi_1.0, whole genome shotgun sequence genome contains the following:
- the LOC131078126 gene encoding uncharacterized protein LOC131078126: MLEGICVPSHCHRLKAEHLQDTYICDGCKERGTEWRYRCCACNYDMHNFCATASPSIPHPLSDSKMILLSFPVVKDTLWCSACERSVLGLRYSCTASGDVLHPCCARLPKTHTNNSITLRFSKSLSVDPCNWCGQRNRGWAYVSTEYSIHVHCLKEALETPKSPEFNLSSNHSSPQLCSGRLQLTAPPSTSNHQHSTAGYAASGTLQKYQPNKSNHGFKRFCKKTKLFLKAIRAILFGDPSSVLQVYATSFATDQ; this comes from the coding sequence ATGTTGGAAGGCATATGTGTTCCAAGCCACTGCCACAGGCTTAAGGCAGAACACCTGCAAGATACATACATATGTGATGGGTGCAAAGAGAGAGGCACAGAATGGCGATATAGATGCTGTGCCTGCAATTACGACATGCACAATTTCTGCGCCACGGCTTCTCCTTCCATTCCCCACCCATTAAGTGATTCAAAAATGATATTGCTCTCATTCCCTGTTGTCAAAGACACTCTCTGGTGCTCCGCTTGTGAGAGATCTGTGTTGGGATTGAGGTATTCCTGCACTGCAAGTGGTGACGTTCTGCATCCCTGCTGTGCACGCCTTCCAAAAACCCACACAAACAACTCCATTACTCTGCGTTTCTCCAAAAGCTTGTCAGTAGATCCGTGTAATTGGTGTGGTCAAAGAAACAGAGGATGGGCTTACGTCTCCACAGAGTACAGCATCCACGTTCATTGTCTCAAAGAAGCCTTGGAAACGCCCAAATCCCCAGAATTTAATTTGTCTAGCAATCACTCTTCTCCTCAACTTTGCAGCGGTCGCCTCCAATTAACAGCACCACCCAGCACTTCAAATCATCAACACTCAACAGCGGGATATGCCGCTTCAGGAACTCTGCAGAAGTACCAGCCGAATAAATCTAATCATGGGTTTAAGCGCTTTTGTAAAAAGACCAAGCTGTTTCTGAAAGCCATCCGTGCAATCCTCTTTGGAGATCCGTCCTCTGTTTTGCAGGTATATGCGACGTCCTTTGCGACAGACCAGTAA